From Fundulus heteroclitus isolate FHET01 chromosome 14, MU-UCD_Fhet_4.1, whole genome shotgun sequence, the proteins below share one genomic window:
- the LOC105917687 gene encoding uncharacterized protein LOC105917687, translating into MEIVSGTIESQQTDAVVSPMVFHDPLSTRVGTTICKVIDPQLTERVVQESREETIPGDFVLVKDLIGVPFGAVFFLSLVPWDEEENGTAVQVLRLGINKILTSCEREGFESVALPALGAGIALRFPVTVVARVLQEEVCKFEQERSTSAPVQVRIVLHPKDEDANEVFNSVQEAMKYNRCTENNLESGLNWSSITKRIVLLGKTGSGKSNLANTILGEDVFTVYHSPNSGTYSCHSETRTVNRRRLTLIDTPGFFDTERTEEDLKPEVMRCLTECAPGPHVFLIVLKVDKFTKHEQKVVTKIREHFSDDALKYAVIVFTHGGQLPEGMKIEEFVHQNKNLSNLVKMCGSRCHVFDNKHWNGEEQDVYRSNQFQLEAFLQTIDKMIEEKHGSYYTNDVLQHVEEKIQEQEKQIREVSEYLPPQEIRKQAKSFVSDEFMIQLAGTATGIVLGAFFGVAALVEDVLKVVKNPTDIIKHVKTLTSKAPGVAAAAAAGTEVAAVAVGVAAGVTTLTAATVGGIRGGIIGREASKEAKTPMEAMQKTVEAIKGERNTFKMLQQ; encoded by the exons ATGGAGATTGTTTCAGGGACCATTGAGAGCCAGCAG ACAGACGCAGTGGTATCTCCCATGGTCTTCCACGATCCTCTGTCCACCCGAGTAGGAACTACTATCTGTAAAGTAATAGATCCTCAGCTGACTGAGAGGGTCGTACAGGAATCAAGAGAGGAAACGATACCTGGTGATTTCGTACTCGTGAAAGACTTGATTGGAGTTCCTTTTGGTGCTGTGTTCTTCCTCAGCCTTGTGCCATGGGATGAAGAAGAGAATGGAACTGCAGTTCAG GTTCTCCGCCTGGGCATCAACAAAATCCTGACTTCCTGTGAGAGAGAAGGTTTTGAATCTGTAGCCCTACCTGCACTCGGTGCTGGTATTGCCCTTCGTTTTCCAGTTACTGTGGTAGCGAGGGTTTTACAGGAGGAGGTCTGTAAATTTGAACAGGAGAGAAGCACCAGCGCACCAGTCCAGGTTCGCATTGTTCTGCACCCCAAAGATGAGGATGCTAATGAG GTCTTCAACTCTGTCCAAGAAGCTATGAAGTACAACAGATGCACTGAAAATAACCTGGAGAGTGGCCTAAATTGGA gCTCCATAACAAAGAGGATAGTTCTGCTTGGTAAAACCGGATCTGGGAAAAGCAACCTAGCTAACACCATTCTGGGGGAGGATGTCTTTACCGTATATCATTCTCCGAACTCAGGAACATATTCATGTCATTCAGAGACAAGAACAGTCAATAGGAGACGCCTAACTTTGATCGACACACCCGGTTTCTTCGACACCGAGAGGACTGAAGAGGATTTGAAGCCTGAAGTAATGCGTTGCCTCACAGAGTGTGCTCCTGGACCACACGTCTTTCTCATTGTGCTTAAAGTGGACAAATTCACAAAGCACGAGCAAAAAGTCGTCACCAAAATCCGCGAGCATTTCTCTGACGATGCTTTAAAATACGCTGTAATCGTCTTCACTCACGGTGGCCAGCTCCCAGAAGGGATGAAAATCGAAGAATTTGTCCATCAGAACAAGAATCTGAGCAATCTGGTGAAGATGTGTGGAAGTCGGTGCCATGTCTTTGATAATAAACACTGGAACGGAGAAGAGCAAGATGTTTACAGGAGCAACCAGTTCCAGTTGGAGGCATTCCTTCAAACAATAGACAAGATGATTGAGGAAAAACATGGATCCTACTACACCAACGATGTTCTGCAGCATGTCGAAGAAAAGATCCAGGAGCAAGAAAAGCAGATTAGAGAGGTCTCAGAATATTTACCCCCACAGGAGATCAGAAAACAGGCTAAAAGCTTTGTGTCAGATGAATTTATGATCCAGCTAGCAGGTACTGCCACCGGCATTGTGTTGGGGGCCTTTTTTGGAGTGGCAGCGTTAGTGGAAGATGTTTTGAAAGTTGTAAAGAATCCAACCGACATCATAAAACACGTGAAAACCCTAACATCAAAGGCACCCGGAgtggctgcagcagctgcagcaggaacTGAGGTGGCAGCTGTGGCCGTTGGGGTGGCAGCAGGTGTTACCACACTAACTGCGGCTACTGTGGGAGGAATACGTGGCGGAATCATTGGACGTGAAGCATCGAAAGAAGCAAAAACACCAATGGAGGCAATGCAGAAAACCGTTGAAGCCATCAAGGgagaaagaaatacatttaagatgCTTCAACAATAG